A window of the Polypterus senegalus isolate Bchr_013 chromosome 4, ASM1683550v1, whole genome shotgun sequence genome harbors these coding sequences:
- the c4h18orf54 gene encoding lung adenoma susceptibility protein 2, whose protein sequence is MDIRSNICSPESTVTALLASSGYLKSTLSNDVDSAVIMFKDKKYESATEALNAYIEDFEQSCDASVKSPGKLKLSRSSSNNSNRFGLHMKNKDVLKGSLSNKELSMLDLPVGQPFPRNSDLVSLTTDDLLALPPDGSLPVTRTSAALSRSDRLRSLDFSSFSTTYRKPTSLNASRFSSKDLELPEVRLPSQRNRIHATKNNFEDFDQKHSTFRKYMDVTDLHLKHTVSAPSTLTNHKQSEPELPTCTFNNYPRWLTSWKSEMDFSGISSLPDTKYPLWLRECDLASEASGNTESNKQVMEDVTLDKNNHFKLYSDWQNNQQKEVWDNVHQDNLNNLLNCARETIKKSNGLLTPKHVSVLGKGQLDMTTQNGRIRSPFEFERRNGFAEPFQDHEMNLLMHKAEKSRSVRQSCNIKENVSIQTEDVLDADRSWDNPPIIFNPPVPVDGEEELELERRGKTKLIENYLTDCINSTNEAVCSNFSGGSFRKHHGPVETLKHMMFSLQSVEQCFNSEQTHLQEMSDKLDLEKPLENFETAAGSQSLQRALHHLVRLKNLVDDMNEKKDLDSVIHNGIHVNSDGK, encoded by the exons ATGGACATTAGAAGCAACATTTGCTCACCTGAATCTACAGTCACTGCACTACTTGCTAGTTCTGGATATTTGAAGAGCACTCTCAGTAATGATGTGGATAGCGCAGTGATTATGTTTAAGGACAAAAAGTATGAGTCTGCTACAGAGGCTCTAAATGCTTACATTGAAGACTTTGAACAAAGCTGTGACGCTTCAGTTAAGAGCCCTGGAAAACTCAAGCTCAGCAGGAGCTCATCAAACAACTCTAATCGATTTGGATTACACATGAAGAACAAGGATG TTCTCAAGGGGAGTCTTTCAAATAAAGAATTAAGCATGTTGGACCTACCTGTAGGACAGCCTTTTCCTAGGAATTCTGACCTTGTTAGTCTCACAACTGATGACCTCCTGGCCCTCCCACCCGATGGCTCCCTTCCCGTTACACGTACCTCTGCAGCTCTGTCAAGGAGTGACAGGCTTCGTTCTCTGGATTTTAGTTCCTTTTCCACAACTTATAGGAAGCCAACTTCTCTTAATGCGTCCCGATTTTCATCAAAGGATTTGGAGTTGCCTGAGGTTAGATTGCCCTCGCAGAGAAATAGAATACAtgcaacaaaaaacaattttgagGATTTTGACCAAAAGCATAGTACTTTCAGGAAATATATGGATGTGACAGACTTACATTTGAAGCATACAGTTTCAGCTCCTTCTACATTGACCAATCACAAGCAATCAGAGCCAGAACTACCAACATGCACTTTTAATAATTATCCAAGGTGGCTGACTAGTTGGAAATCAGAAATGGATTTTTCTGGAATTAGCAGTTTGCCTGATACAAAGTATCCTCTTTGGTTAAGAGAATGTGACCTGGCATCTGAGGCAAGTGGTAATACTGAGTCCAACAAGCAAGTAATGGAGGATGTTACCCTGgacaaaaataatcattttaagcTATATTCTGACTGGCAGAATAATCAGCAAAAAGAAGTCTGGGATAACGTACATCAGGATAATCTCAATAATCTGCTTAACTGTGCAAGGGAGACCATAAAGAAAAGCAATGGACTGCTAACCCCTAAACATGTTTCTGTTTTGGGCAAAGGCCAACTTGACATGACAACACAGAATGGAAGAATCAGATCACCATTTGAATTTGAAAGAAGAAATGGTTTTGCAGAGCCCTTTCAAG ATCATGAAATGAATTTGCTGATGCATAAAGCAGAAAAGAGTCGATCAGTAAGGCAAAGCtgcaatattaaagaaaatgtcagtATACAAACAGAAGATGTTCTGGATGCTGACCGATCCTGGGATAATCCTCCTATCATATT TAATCCACCTGTTCCAGTAGATGGGGAAGAAGAGCTTGAactagagagaagaggaaaaacCAAACTGATTGAAAACTATCTCACAGACTGTATCAACTCTACCAATGAG GCTGTTTGTTCTAATTTTTCCGGAGGCTCATTCCGAAAACACCATGGCCCTGTGGAAACTTTAAAGCACATGATGTTCAGCTTACAATCTGTGGAGCAGTGTTTTAACAGTGAGCAAACACATCTACAGGAAATGTCTGATAAA TTGGACTTGGAAAAGCCATTGGAGAATTTTGAAACTGCTGCTGGCAGTCAGTCTTTGCAAAG